One part of the Paraglaciecola sp. L3A3 genome encodes these proteins:
- a CDS encoding alkaline phosphatase — MNLITRRSFLVGTSASVFAVAANGTNQQDQASQLFAHGVASGDPTHNSVIIWTRLSVLFSTNVSWQVALDDNFKQIVKSGTKLATANSDFTIKVDVTGLKPGQTYFYRFSLDNFHSLTGRTKTLSQQGMDKLTFAVVSCSNFPFGYFNAYEHIAEDSEIDFVLHLGDFMYEYSQKSWGGVSGQLLNREHLPANETITLADYRTRHAQYKTDQGSKLMHAAHPLIPTWDDHESTNNPYLHGAQNHQVNEGDWYTRRDASLQAYYEWMPIRDPKKVNDRAKLWRHFQFGNLASLITLETRHTGRSKQVDYSDHLPNITNQQARDKFVREQLHNPAQTILHPEMEEFLSNKLTQSISNQEPWRLIGNQIPMAKINMPDITDHVDISHPNFSKKTKAKVAKAQQMGNWKLPISLDTWNGYAAAREKFYNQCMNVKADDLLVFTGDSHCFWANQLHTQQGKNMGFEIGTTSVTSPGSFDYFAEYARTFDALLSEQNAEVLWADCEHRGYVKTTLTKTQAKIDYIAMQTVTKRSTASFLQKSMTIQRTKQGLRHSI; from the coding sequence ATGAATTTAATCACACGTAGAAGTTTTTTAGTCGGCACGTCAGCTTCTGTGTTTGCTGTTGCGGCCAACGGCACAAACCAACAAGACCAAGCCTCGCAGTTATTTGCACATGGTGTCGCTAGCGGCGACCCTACTCACAACAGCGTTATTATATGGACCCGTTTGTCGGTCTTATTTTCGACTAATGTTAGTTGGCAAGTCGCTTTAGACGACAACTTTAAGCAAATAGTAAAATCTGGAACAAAGCTAGCAACAGCCAACTCCGACTTCACGATAAAAGTCGATGTCACTGGCTTAAAGCCAGGACAAACTTATTTTTATCGTTTTAGTCTTGATAACTTTCACTCGTTAACTGGTCGAACAAAAACCTTAAGTCAGCAAGGCATGGATAAACTGACCTTTGCTGTTGTGTCTTGCTCTAATTTTCCATTTGGTTATTTCAATGCCTATGAGCATATAGCGGAAGATAGCGAAATCGACTTTGTTTTACACTTAGGAGATTTTATGTATGAATATAGTCAAAAAAGCTGGGGGGGCGTGTCTGGACAGTTGTTAAATCGTGAACACCTACCAGCAAACGAGACTATCACTCTAGCCGACTATCGCACGCGCCATGCACAATACAAGACAGACCAAGGTTCTAAATTAATGCATGCCGCTCATCCTCTTATTCCTACTTGGGATGACCACGAGTCAACCAATAATCCATACTTGCATGGCGCGCAAAATCATCAGGTCAATGAGGGGGATTGGTACACTCGTCGTGATGCATCTTTACAAGCCTACTACGAATGGATGCCTATACGGGATCCTAAAAAAGTGAATGACAGAGCTAAACTATGGCGCCACTTTCAATTTGGCAACCTTGCCAGTTTGATTACCTTAGAGACTCGACATACGGGCAGAAGTAAACAAGTTGATTACAGTGACCACTTACCCAACATAACTAACCAACAAGCTCGAGATAAGTTTGTGCGAGAGCAACTACATAACCCAGCACAAACAATCTTACATCCAGAAATGGAAGAGTTTTTAAGCAATAAGTTAACTCAATCAATCAGTAATCAAGAGCCATGGCGACTGATAGGTAATCAGATCCCTATGGCTAAAATTAATATGCCTGACATCACAGATCATGTAGATATTAGTCATCCTAATTTCTCCAAGAAAACGAAAGCTAAAGTAGCCAAAGCCCAACAAATGGGAAACTGGAAGCTTCCCATTTCTCTAGACACATGGAATGGTTATGCTGCAGCAAGAGAGAAGTTTTATAACCAGTGCATGAATGTTAAAGCTGATGATTTATTAGTTTTTACTGGCGATAGCCATTGCTTTTGGGCCAATCAATTACACACCCAACAAGGAAAAAATATGGGCTTTGAAATAGGAACCACTAGCGTGACTTCACCTGGTAGTTTCGATTACTTTGCTGAATATGCCCGTACATTCGACGCTTTATTGAGTGAGCAGAATGCCGAAGTTCTATGGGCCGATTGTGAGCATAGGGGCTATGTAAAAACCACACTAACTAAAACCCAAGCGAAGATTGATTACATCGCAATGCAAACTGTCACAAAACGTTCTACTGCAAGTTTTCTACAAAAAAGTATGACCATACAACGCACCAAGCAAGGACTACGGCACAGTATTTAA
- a CDS encoding sugar ABC transporter ATP-binding protein: MMDKGVKPVLSVKQLSKAFAGKTVVKEVTFDLYPGEILALVGENGAGKSTTKNMLCGLLQPTLGQIFVDGEEVSQIQGQAQGISAVHQELSLFPSLTVAENLCINDLPGHALNVDWRETEKLAKQQLDFLGVEIDIFANVESLGAGKQQIVEIAKASMHANKVLILDEPTTSLTAPEREKLFSIMRKLKARGVAMIFISHFMDEVYAMADKFVALRDGTQVGTGYLRDVPRHELEEMMVGRKIGESAFVLDATSDKIALRLDKLCSHRFDQVSLSVANGEILGIAGLMGSGRTELAESIFGIRAASGDIYIDNECVSPVSVAKMKQKGVVYVTEDRRTNGMFSGRSVKENASASGLSYFVKQLVKGFGFKGERAAASEFVKEMNVSTPSIDASVRQLSGGNQQKVLLGRWLATKPKICILDEPTKGVDIGAKFEIHKKIVALAKQGVAVIVVSSDLQELLDVSHRIMVMRTGHIVGEFDRANFDPVKIISIAASSVHEQSQQVAS; the protein is encoded by the coding sequence ATGATGGACAAGGGCGTTAAGCCTGTACTTTCTGTTAAACAGCTGAGTAAAGCGTTTGCAGGAAAAACAGTAGTAAAAGAAGTGACATTTGACCTATACCCAGGCGAGATATTGGCTTTAGTGGGGGAAAATGGTGCCGGTAAATCAACCACAAAAAATATGTTGTGTGGTTTATTGCAACCCACATTAGGACAAATATTTGTTGATGGCGAAGAAGTGTCACAAATACAAGGTCAAGCACAGGGAATATCAGCTGTACACCAAGAGCTTAGTTTATTTCCCAGCTTAACTGTGGCAGAAAACCTGTGTATTAATGATTTGCCTGGTCATGCTTTAAATGTGGATTGGCGTGAAACCGAAAAATTAGCAAAACAACAATTAGATTTTCTAGGAGTAGAAATTGACATTTTTGCTAATGTTGAATCTCTTGGTGCAGGTAAACAACAGATTGTCGAAATAGCCAAAGCGTCAATGCATGCCAATAAAGTACTTATTTTAGATGAACCTACCACCTCTTTAACCGCTCCCGAGCGAGAAAAACTTTTCAGCATAATGCGTAAGTTAAAGGCCCGTGGTGTGGCGATGATTTTTATCTCTCACTTTATGGATGAAGTGTATGCCATGGCTGATAAATTTGTAGCGTTGCGTGATGGTACACAAGTAGGTACAGGTTATTTACGGGACGTGCCGCGTCATGAATTAGAAGAAATGATGGTGGGCAGAAAAATTGGTGAATCTGCTTTTGTGCTAGATGCGACATCCGACAAAATAGCATTACGTTTAGATAAGTTGTGTTCACACCGTTTTGACCAAGTCTCACTTTCAGTGGCTAATGGAGAAATTCTGGGTATCGCTGGTTTGATGGGCTCTGGTAGAACCGAACTAGCAGAGTCTATTTTTGGTATTCGTGCTGCAAGCGGTGATATCTATATCGATAACGAATGTGTTTCACCTGTTAGCGTAGCTAAAATGAAACAAAAAGGTGTGGTCTACGTGACCGAAGATCGACGCACAAATGGCATGTTTAGCGGACGTTCGGTGAAAGAAAACGCCAGTGCATCTGGCTTGTCTTATTTTGTTAAGCAATTAGTTAAAGGTTTTGGCTTTAAAGGTGAACGGGCTGCTGCATCAGAATTTGTAAAGGAAATGAATGTCTCTACCCCAAGTATTGATGCATCAGTTAGGCAGCTCAGTGGCGGTAATCAGCAAAAAGTGCTGTTAGGGCGATGGTTAGCCACTAAACCAAAAATCTGCATCTTAGATGAGCCGACTAAAGGTGTCGATATTGGTGCCAAATTTGAGATCCATAAAAAGATAGTGGCACTAGCTAAACAAGGTGTTGCAGTGATTGTAGTGTCATCTGATTTACAAGAGTTACTTGATGTGTCCCATAGGATCATGGTGATGCGGACAGGGCATATAGTGGGGGAATTCGATAGAGCCAATTTCGACCCAGTGAAAATTATTTCAATTGCAGCCAGTTCGGTACACGAACAAAGCCAACAAGTAGCGAGTTAA
- a CDS encoding RNA polymerase sigma factor, producing the protein MKSKFFNQLYQQYWSELCAKLHARFGPGPPDPEDIAQQAFCKYSELCDQHRIENPKAFIYTVARNLFIDQFRRIDKQQQVIDQIFEELDIDPIFEDSAEQSALQIERNTLIEQAISTFSDKQKQLMTMSIIEGKSYRQIAKETGLPIANISRTIVAAQNLLDQSINTWEQGSSVDNIAYLAIEGSCQ; encoded by the coding sequence ATGAAATCGAAGTTTTTTAACCAACTGTATCAACAGTATTGGTCAGAACTATGCGCCAAACTACATGCTCGATTTGGCCCAGGCCCGCCTGATCCAGAAGACATTGCCCAACAAGCATTTTGTAAATATTCAGAGCTTTGCGACCAACATCGAATCGAGAACCCCAAAGCATTTATCTACACAGTTGCACGAAACCTTTTCATTGATCAATTTAGACGAATTGATAAACAACAGCAGGTTATCGATCAAATCTTTGAAGAATTAGATATAGATCCTATTTTTGAAGATTCAGCGGAGCAATCAGCCCTTCAAATAGAACGCAACACCTTGATCGAACAAGCTATTTCGACCTTTAGCGACAAACAAAAACAGTTAATGACAATGAGTATCATAGAGGGTAAAAGTTATCGGCAGATAGCTAAAGAAACCGGACTACCTATCGCCAATATCAGTCGAACGATAGTAGCTGCGCAAAATCTTTTAGATCAATCAATTAATACTTGGGAGCAAGGTAGCTCCGTTGACAACATTGCATATTTAGCAATAGAAGGAAGCTGTCAATGA
- a CDS encoding family 43 glycosylhydrolase produces MKIKSISIICCLLSSVVSAAGAKEQAAFPYDLPAEKPNRLLSAAVARNYDNYLSPRQENNELYSLFKYTELKGFDYNGGDGTISRRDPSKIIKENSQYYVWYTKRDTKQKPVGLSNAHLATDTVPSADWDLAEVWYATSKDGFTWQEQGVAVPRPAKPTIGWRSVATPDILKFKGKFYLYYQGFSEPSGLTDNDCPVIMSVSDSPDGPWVATNKVVVPNGKKGEWDQNAVHDPHPIVHDGKIYLYYKSDFDRIRGSKDRPQAIRMQGLAIADNPLGPFKKHPLNPVLNSGHETSLFPFKEGVAALVIRDGNERSTIQYAKDWVNFEIASVVELMPNAAGFFVPDAFTDTQYGRGVTWGISHFTQPKGWERNHSILTRFDADLSLDVDDPEMKQHNNKYSPEVHYSFGLSAKQKQRIAEQNN; encoded by the coding sequence ATGAAAATAAAATCTATCAGTATTATTTGTTGTTTACTAAGCTCTGTTGTGAGTGCAGCAGGGGCAAAGGAACAAGCTGCTTTTCCCTATGATTTACCGGCAGAAAAACCAAACAGACTATTAAGCGCAGCTGTTGCCCGCAATTATGATAATTATTTGTCACCTCGTCAGGAAAATAATGAGCTGTATTCTCTATTTAAATATACCGAGTTAAAGGGGTTTGATTATAACGGAGGTGACGGCACTATCTCCCGTCGTGACCCTTCAAAAATTATTAAAGAAAATAGCCAATATTATGTTTGGTACACCAAGCGAGATACCAAACAGAAACCTGTTGGCCTAAGCAATGCCCATTTAGCTACTGACACTGTGCCATCCGCAGATTGGGACTTAGCTGAAGTTTGGTATGCCACCTCAAAAGATGGCTTTACTTGGCAAGAGCAAGGTGTGGCCGTTCCCAGACCTGCTAAACCTACTATAGGATGGCGTTCTGTGGCGACGCCAGACATTCTAAAATTTAAAGGTAAATTTTATCTATATTATCAAGGGTTCAGTGAGCCAAGTGGTTTAACAGATAATGATTGTCCTGTGATCATGTCTGTGTCTGATTCGCCAGATGGGCCTTGGGTCGCAACGAATAAAGTTGTTGTGCCTAATGGTAAGAAAGGGGAGTGGGATCAAAATGCTGTGCATGATCCACATCCAATCGTTCATGATGGTAAAATTTATCTATATTACAAGTCTGATTTTGACCGTATTCGTGGCAGTAAAGACAGGCCTCAAGCTATACGTATGCAAGGTTTAGCCATAGCTGACAATCCATTAGGGCCCTTTAAAAAACACCCACTAAACCCGGTTTTAAACTCAGGTCATGAAACCTCCTTATTTCCATTCAAAGAAGGGGTTGCAGCCTTAGTTATTCGAGATGGTAATGAGCGTAGCACTATTCAATACGCCAAGGATTGGGTGAATTTTGAAATTGCCTCTGTGGTTGAATTAATGCCAAATGCTGCTGGCTTTTTTGTGCCTGATGCTTTTACTGATACTCAGTATGGCCGTGGAGTGACTTGGGGGATTTCGCACTTTACTCAACCTAAAGGTTGGGAGCGTAATCATTCTATATTAACTCGATTTGATGCCGATCTGAGTTTAGATGTCGATGACCCCGAAATGAAACAACATAACAATAAGTATTCTCCAGAAGTGCATTATTCTTTTGGTTTGTCAGCTAAACAAAAACAACGTATTGCCGAGCAGAATAACTAG
- a CDS encoding FecR family protein, translating into MKLNQHYSEAVWQQARKYHHLLHSGMCEPEQKQQVKAWLSLDDKHMQCFRDLEVMHRQNRYSSLGEAAYLKQRTKKPSHKKLANPFSLLAACVALVSFLLVYQQVSVSPPLEFKTARGEIADFILPDGTIITLGAKSHILVTQNKQQRKVSQLTGDAIYKVSKDPQRPFIVTVNDLDVTVLGTVFEVLKRNKSIKVEVAEGRVNVSNRAFEEDLIASESVTVSALGEFSDISTNQQKQFASWRSKRFSFQQVTIAEIVGVLNRYRQDPIQLAHPQIGNQVVTASFRLNQLNQFLDALQVSHNIQWHIDSMGVIWLKN; encoded by the coding sequence ATGAAACTAAATCAACATTACAGTGAGGCTGTTTGGCAACAAGCCAGAAAATATCATCACTTACTGCACTCAGGGATGTGTGAGCCAGAACAAAAACAGCAAGTTAAAGCATGGTTGAGTTTAGACGACAAGCACATGCAATGCTTCCGGGATTTAGAGGTTATGCATCGTCAAAATCGCTATAGCTCACTTGGCGAAGCGGCATATTTAAAACAAAGAACTAAAAAGCCGTCACATAAAAAGTTAGCTAATCCTTTTAGCTTATTAGCTGCATGTGTGGCGTTAGTTTCATTTCTTTTGGTTTATCAACAAGTAAGTGTTTCACCGCCGCTCGAATTTAAAACTGCACGGGGTGAAATAGCAGACTTTATCTTACCTGATGGCACAATCATTACTTTAGGGGCGAAAAGCCATATACTGGTTACTCAAAATAAACAACAACGAAAGGTTTCACAGTTAACTGGTGACGCCATATATAAGGTTTCTAAAGATCCACAAAGGCCGTTTATTGTGACTGTTAATGACCTTGATGTAACAGTATTAGGCACAGTATTCGAAGTGTTAAAACGCAATAAGTCTATAAAAGTAGAAGTTGCAGAGGGTCGAGTGAATGTAAGTAACAGAGCATTCGAGGAAGATTTAATCGCCTCTGAATCTGTCACTGTTAGTGCTCTTGGCGAGTTTTCAGATATAAGCACCAATCAACAGAAGCAATTTGCGAGTTGGCGCAGCAAGCGTTTCTCTTTTCAACAGGTAACTATTGCTGAAATTGTAGGCGTGCTAAATAGATATCGACAAGACCCTATTCAACTAGCTCACCCCCAGATTGGCAACCAGGTTGTTACCGCTTCTTTTAGGTTAAATCAATTGAATCAATTTTTAGATGCATTGCAAGTAAGCCACAACATTCAGTGGCATATCGACTCTATGGGCGTGATATGGCTAAAAAATTAA
- a CDS encoding transposase, translating into MPQPRSSQISLSDTPYYHCISRCVRRSFLCGVDSYSGQSYEHRRGWVEERLLFLSSVFSIDICAYAVMSNHVHVVLHVDVQQVMDWTDSEVVERWHRLHKGTLLTHMFVRGDTLSQGQQLSINDTITEYRKRLHDISWLMRNLNEYIAREANKEDDCTGRFWEGRFKSQALLDEAALLACMAYVDLNPIRTKIADTPETSEHTSIKQRLESIKCATTTHSLMPFVGNPRQYMPKGIAFSLKDYCELVDITGRIIRNDKAGHIDHQQQPILQRLGLSDEQWLTLTTEFEKHFCYAAGAEMMMNQFKARTGHQRIRGMGKAKTLLRCA; encoded by the coding sequence ATGCCCCAGCCACGTAGTAGTCAAATTTCTTTATCGGATACCCCTTATTACCATTGTATTTCTCGCTGTGTGAGAAGGTCTTTTTTGTGTGGTGTAGATAGTTATTCAGGCCAGAGTTATGAACATCGTCGAGGCTGGGTTGAAGAGCGCTTATTGTTTTTATCATCTGTATTTTCAATCGACATATGTGCTTATGCAGTGATGAGTAATCACGTGCATGTGGTGCTACATGTAGATGTCCAACAAGTGATGGATTGGACAGATAGTGAAGTGGTTGAACGCTGGCACCGTCTACATAAAGGCACATTACTCACTCATATGTTTGTCAGGGGAGATACATTAAGCCAAGGTCAACAGCTAAGTATAAACGACACCATAACCGAGTATCGAAAGCGCTTGCATGACATTAGCTGGCTTATGCGTAATCTGAATGAATACATTGCCAGAGAAGCCAACAAAGAAGATGACTGTACTGGCAGATTTTGGGAAGGGCGGTTTAAATCACAGGCTTTGTTAGATGAAGCCGCATTATTGGCCTGTATGGCCTATGTTGACCTTAACCCGATTCGAACCAAGATAGCTGATACCCCAGAAACGTCAGAGCACACCAGTATTAAACAACGCTTAGAATCGATAAAATGTGCCACCACAACACATTCACTGATGCCTTTTGTTGGTAACCCTAGACAATATATGCCTAAAGGTATCGCATTCTCTCTCAAAGACTATTGTGAGTTAGTGGACATAACAGGCAGAATAATCAGAAACGACAAAGCAGGGCATATAGACCATCAGCAACAACCCATCCTACAAAGGTTAGGCTTATCAGACGAACAATGGTTAACCCTTACAACAGAGTTTGAAAAGCATTTTTGTTATGCAGCAGGGGCAGAAATGATGATGAATCAGTTTAAAGCACGCACAGGTCATCAACGCATACGAGGAATGGGTAAAGCAAAAACATTGCTACGCTGCGCATAA
- a CDS encoding TonB-dependent receptor domain-containing protein, giving the protein MFTNHRPRLLAATIALALGTSQPVLAAENYSIKQQSLVDAVSVLSEKYDQVIVLPEGIDKSLIIRSVTTSDSLVNALNTALQGSQYKATQSASGAIVIVKKSKPATSQKTQSSTQPKEDEYIEEVVVVGSYIAGANISSTLPISMLSSEDIAAFGATDGAELLRMLPQSGDVDFNETNFSGGVNTVRGDIASVNLRSVGTGNTLMLINGRRMAVHPGWQNSNSVPVVTYNANTIPTAGVSRLEVMRDGASALYGADAVAGVINTVMADDYEGTRATLRYGKETTLGKKDINFTLGSGNEFADGKGHFSIYGGYSHRNAVPASRYKYAVANRTPFLEGTDFEGNNAFDNRTSIGGHGYFDKVDSGLITLDDGTVLTNSSGRFHVQPTTNTGCLANISDDICIDNGYWSYENDNPMYHDLEQERDLFSERHRANLFSVITYDLSADLQLYGELGAYYAETKRKGDSARILTDQYVTISKDAYWNPFGNINLADGSANPNRLANTSDISSEGLDLVLRSYRVTDTVIPRQATITNETYRALIGLNGQWGDWDFDTAAMYSTAISKDKTNYAVSVSKLQAAINKTTPDAYNPFCGACNSPEVVSAIYDNLDKKGDTELALVDFKITNSDLFSLPAGSVGFASGLEYRYESFSDDRDSRLDGTEPYVDAISGAVHQSNSLGDSPTNDLSGDHSVVSAFAELAIPLVSPRQAIPLVQAIDVQTATRLEHFSDFGSVVVPRIAASWALNDDFMLRASWSKGFRAPNLVQINSSAVQRQSSTVDYARCEAMLQKGLIEGNYTNCKGNQVAVIRESSNLESETSYNRGLGLVITPSAIQNLTLAIDYWEVVQRDVVGVLGAGNQSALDQLYLRDGTNNSNVVRATPTDEDLALFDGTDITPAGEILRIYDPYMNLNQRKSSGVDYTAQYITDGEYGKFTYNFSAAHLKGVESFPGNESQVLINAGLPVSSLGQLVGVNGRPEWKANASVKWNIGNWTSALFWEYVGDFEESSAKTTIDGVDQRWKIDAWQQVNTYISHKFKKDALQGLRVTFGVKNLFDKYPPLADESFGTFGRVHSISGRYVYTKLTYDF; this is encoded by the coding sequence ATGTTCACTAACCATCGACCGCGTCTATTGGCTGCGACTATCGCTCTTGCTCTAGGGACTTCTCAACCGGTACTGGCTGCAGAAAACTACTCAATAAAACAACAAAGCTTAGTGGATGCTGTTTCGGTATTATCTGAAAAATATGATCAAGTGATTGTGCTACCTGAGGGTATTGATAAAAGTCTTATTATCCGCTCGGTGACAACATCTGACAGTTTAGTCAATGCACTTAATACCGCACTGCAAGGCAGTCAATATAAAGCGACACAAAGTGCTAGTGGTGCAATTGTAATAGTAAAAAAGAGTAAGCCAGCAACATCTCAAAAAACACAATCTTCAACACAACCAAAAGAAGACGAATATATCGAAGAGGTCGTAGTTGTTGGCTCTTACATAGCCGGAGCCAATATTTCAAGCACTCTGCCAATCTCAATGCTAAGCAGTGAAGATATCGCTGCTTTTGGCGCCACAGACGGCGCTGAACTACTACGTATGTTGCCTCAATCTGGCGATGTAGACTTTAATGAAACCAATTTTTCTGGTGGAGTAAACACAGTCCGCGGTGATATAGCATCCGTTAATTTACGCTCTGTTGGTACGGGGAACACACTAATGCTAATTAATGGACGACGCATGGCCGTTCACCCCGGTTGGCAAAATAGTAATTCTGTACCTGTTGTGACCTATAACGCCAATACCATTCCTACTGCAGGGGTATCTAGGCTTGAAGTCATGCGCGACGGTGCATCAGCATTGTATGGTGCCGATGCGGTGGCTGGTGTTATCAATACCGTCATGGCTGATGATTATGAAGGCACGCGAGCTACACTGCGCTATGGTAAAGAAACCACTTTAGGCAAAAAAGACATTAATTTCACGCTTGGTAGCGGAAATGAGTTTGCTGACGGTAAAGGGCATTTTTCTATATATGGTGGATATAGTCACCGTAATGCGGTACCTGCTTCTAGATACAAATATGCCGTGGCCAACCGTACCCCTTTTTTAGAAGGAACTGACTTTGAGGGCAACAATGCCTTTGATAACCGTACTTCAATTGGCGGACATGGATACTTTGATAAAGTAGACTCTGGGCTTATTACTCTAGATGACGGTACAGTATTAACTAACTCTTCAGGTAGGTTTCATGTTCAACCCACTACAAATACAGGTTGTTTAGCAAATATCAGTGATGACATTTGTATTGATAATGGTTATTGGAGTTATGAAAATGACAACCCCATGTATCACGACCTTGAGCAAGAGCGAGACTTATTTTCCGAACGTCATCGCGCCAATTTATTCTCAGTTATAACATACGACCTAAGTGCTGACTTACAATTATATGGAGAACTAGGTGCTTATTACGCAGAAACAAAACGCAAAGGTGATTCTGCACGAATATTGACAGATCAATATGTCACCATCTCAAAAGATGCTTACTGGAACCCCTTTGGAAATATCAATCTAGCTGATGGCAGTGCCAACCCAAATCGCTTAGCTAATACCAGCGATATTTCAAGTGAAGGGCTCGACTTAGTGCTGCGCTCATATCGGGTAACCGATACAGTTATTCCTCGACAGGCAACTATTACCAATGAAACCTACCGAGCATTAATTGGCCTAAATGGGCAATGGGGGGATTGGGATTTTGATACCGCGGCGATGTATTCAACGGCCATTAGTAAAGACAAAACCAATTACGCGGTGTCGGTAAGTAAGCTACAAGCAGCGATTAACAAAACTACCCCTGATGCATACAACCCCTTCTGTGGCGCATGTAATTCACCTGAAGTAGTATCTGCCATTTATGATAATCTTGATAAAAAAGGAGATACCGAACTTGCATTGGTTGACTTCAAAATAACCAATAGTGATTTGTTTAGTTTGCCAGCTGGCAGCGTGGGTTTTGCTTCTGGCTTAGAGTACCGCTACGAAAGCTTTAGTGACGATAGAGACTCACGACTAGATGGCACAGAACCATACGTAGACGCCATATCTGGCGCTGTACACCAAAGTAACTCCTTAGGTGACAGTCCCACAAATGACTTATCAGGAGATCACAGTGTGGTATCTGCCTTCGCTGAGCTGGCCATTCCATTGGTGTCTCCCAGGCAGGCTATTCCATTAGTCCAAGCGATAGACGTACAAACAGCCACGCGCTTGGAGCATTTTTCTGACTTTGGAAGTGTTGTTGTTCCACGTATTGCTGCATCATGGGCTTTGAATGACGACTTTATGCTCCGTGCAAGTTGGTCAAAAGGCTTTCGCGCGCCTAACTTAGTGCAAATTAACTCCAGTGCAGTGCAGCGCCAGTCTTCAACTGTGGATTACGCCAGATGTGAAGCCATGCTGCAAAAGGGCTTGATTGAAGGTAACTATACCAATTGTAAAGGCAACCAAGTTGCGGTTATTCGTGAATCATCTAATCTCGAATCTGAAACCTCTTACAACCGTGGTTTAGGCTTAGTAATCACCCCTAGTGCCATTCAAAACCTGACACTTGCCATTGATTATTGGGAAGTTGTGCAGCGTGATGTGGTTGGAGTCTTGGGGGCTGGGAACCAATCAGCCCTAGACCAGCTATATTTGAGAGATGGAACTAATAACTCTAACGTTGTGCGAGCCACACCTACTGATGAAGACCTTGCGTTATTTGATGGTACCGATATTACTCCGGCCGGCGAAATATTGCGTATTTACGACCCATACATGAATCTTAACCAACGCAAATCTAGTGGCGTTGACTATACCGCTCAATACATAACAGATGGCGAGTATGGAAAATTCACTTATAATTTTTCTGCCGCGCATCTTAAAGGTGTAGAGTCATTTCCTGGCAACGAATCACAAGTGTTAATTAATGCGGGCCTGCCAGTGAGCTCACTTGGCCAATTAGTGGGGGTAAATGGTCGTCCAGAATGGAAAGCAAATGCTTCAGTAAAATGGAATATCGGTAACTGGACCAGTGCATTGTTTTGGGAATACGTGGGGGACTTTGAAGAATCTAGCGCTAAAACAACTATTGATGGTGTGGACCAACGCTGGAAAATAGATGCTTGGCAGCAAGTGAATACCTATATTAGTCATAAATTCAAGAAAGACGCACTACAAGGGTTGCGGGTAACATTCGGGGTAAAAAACTTGTTTGATAAATACCCTCCCTTAGCAGATGAAAGCTTCGGAACATTTGGCCGTGTACACAGTATTTCTGGCCGCTATGTATACACCAAGTTGACCTACGACTTTTAA